A DNA window from Dehalococcoidia bacterium contains the following coding sequences:
- a CDS encoding GNAT family N-acetyltransferase, with protein sequence MRSAEDLARLALAVNEAQFALGNESFEADGGRFIRNRDTPDIRDANHVAYVTAAAPAGIDRLLERVDLEYAHAPARAYHCDFTTPPAFEARLTLENFTMRSNLVSVLEGELIGEAAPFEIRAVEHEDDWRQFEGLHALDWKETRERLGQEEVADAGVRMARTRRLKCPPSRYYLGLIDGAPRGYFSTLPGVDGMAQVEDLFVDPAHRHRGLASALIHHCVRKCREAGAGPIVIVADPTDTPKHMYAAMGFRPVAIKRDYWKVPG encoded by the coding sequence ATGCGATCAGCGGAGGATCTCGCGCGCCTGGCGCTCGCCGTCAACGAAGCGCAGTTCGCGCTCGGCAACGAAAGCTTCGAAGCGGACGGCGGCCGCTTCATCCGCAATCGCGATACGCCGGACATCCGCGATGCGAACCACGTCGCGTACGTGACCGCCGCCGCGCCTGCCGGGATCGACCGGCTGCTCGAGCGCGTCGATCTGGAGTACGCGCACGCTCCTGCGCGCGCCTACCACTGTGACTTCACGACGCCGCCGGCGTTCGAGGCGCGCCTCACGCTCGAAAACTTCACGATGCGGAGCAACCTGGTCTCAGTCCTCGAAGGCGAACTGATTGGGGAAGCCGCGCCGTTTGAGATCCGCGCCGTCGAGCATGAGGACGACTGGCGCCAGTTCGAGGGCCTGCACGCGCTCGACTGGAAGGAGACGCGCGAGCGCCTGGGGCAGGAAGAAGTCGCCGATGCGGGCGTGCGCATGGCGCGTACGCGGCGGCTCAAGTGCCCGCCATCGCGTTACTATCTTGGTTTGATTGACGGCGCGCCCCGCGGCTACTTTTCGACGCTGCCCGGCGTGGATGGCATGGCGCAGGTCGAGGACCTCTTCGTCGACCCGGCTCACCGGCATCGCGGGCTGGCGAGCGCGCTCATCCACCATTGCGTGCGCAAGTGCCGCGAAGCGGGCGCCGGGCCCATCGTGATCGTCGCCGACCCCACCGACACGCCGAAGCACATGTACGCCGCGATGGGATTCCGTCCGGTCGCGATCAAGCGCGACTACTGGAAGGTGCCGGGTTAG
- a CDS encoding RidA family protein, whose translation MSAEARLGELGLTLPEVAAPRWAYVPCVRTGNLLFVSGQIAVQDGRVLHPGKLGREVDVERGSEAARGCAISALAIVRQAAGSLDRVTRVVKSTVFVASAAGFTDQPSVANGASELLRDVFGDAGLGARSAIGMFELPLGASVEAEFIFEIQP comes from the coding sequence ATGAGCGCGGAAGCACGACTGGGCGAACTCGGCCTGACGCTGCCGGAGGTCGCGGCGCCGCGATGGGCGTACGTGCCATGCGTGCGGACGGGCAACCTGCTCTTCGTGTCGGGGCAGATCGCCGTGCAGGACGGGCGCGTGTTGCACCCGGGAAAGCTCGGGCGCGAAGTCGACGTCGAACGCGGAAGCGAAGCGGCGCGAGGGTGCGCGATCTCGGCGCTGGCGATCGTGCGGCAGGCGGCGGGATCGCTCGACCGAGTGACGCGCGTCGTCAAGAGCACCGTGTTCGTGGCATCGGCGGCAGGATTCACGGATCAGCCGTCGGTTGCGAACGGGGCTTCGGAGCTGCTGCGCGATGTCTTTGGCGACGCGGGCTTGGGCGCGCGATCGGCGATCGGCATGTTCGAACTGCCGCTGGGCGCGAGCGTGGAAGCGGAGTTCATTTTCGAGATCCAGCCGTAG
- a CDS encoding alkaline phosphatase D family protein, whose amino-acid sequence MAMLSYVLRAGRMLRVAHIHHGVPVTRFAMVVALLALVATACDDGTPDSDSDAAQDVTFELGIASGDVTSESAVLWTRAEGAAALSVEVTTSARFDGDVREIDAETSEERDFTVKAHVDGLLPDTRYHFRFRSGDALSDAGTFVTAPDASTSQALRFVFSGDSDGSRQEDGTPVWNEFEVLDAAAADDPAFFLYFGDTIYADRTPSAEDLTGFRGKYAQNRGYEALRRIFAATSTYNTWDDHEVHNDYAGTEVDPGLFDDAQQAFREYLPIDDSGDPEILYRTFRWGADVEMILLDERSFRDDSAAEECSSGEESTADPLPAAAFDNAADALRGIRGFVGLADELPEGCEDAIKDAGRTLLGTEQKEYFLDWLSSTDATWKIVVNPVAIQHLLVSPYDRWEGFAAERREVLEYIRDEGIENVVFLTTDFHANIFGGVRLEPFDDEQIAYEAIAGPIATAQFRQEIVDVVGEAAAGGVEGFLTGLLKVDCAELHSYAYALVEVTPDVLTITAKDDTGGEMCSVTLESQP is encoded by the coding sequence ATGGCGATGCTATCGTACGTCTTGCGGGCGGGGCGCATGCTCCGCGTGGCGCACATACACCACGGAGTTCCTGTGACCCGCTTCGCCATGGTCGTCGCGCTCCTTGCGCTGGTCGCCACAGCCTGCGACGACGGCACACCGGACTCAGACTCCGATGCCGCGCAAGACGTCACGTTCGAGCTTGGCATCGCGAGCGGTGACGTGACGAGCGAGAGCGCGGTCTTGTGGACGCGCGCGGAAGGCGCGGCCGCGCTGAGCGTCGAGGTAACGACGAGCGCCCGATTCGACGGCGACGTCCGTGAGATCGATGCGGAGACCTCGGAGGAGCGCGATTTCACCGTCAAGGCACATGTCGATGGCCTGCTGCCCGATACGCGCTACCACTTCCGCTTCCGGTCGGGGGACGCGCTGAGCGACGCGGGGACGTTCGTGACGGCGCCGGACGCATCGACGTCGCAGGCGCTGCGGTTCGTGTTCAGCGGCGACTCCGACGGCTCGCGCCAGGAGGATGGCACGCCGGTGTGGAACGAGTTCGAAGTGCTCGACGCCGCCGCCGCGGATGATCCGGCGTTCTTCCTGTACTTCGGCGACACGATCTATGCAGACAGGACGCCGTCGGCAGAGGACCTGACCGGCTTTCGCGGCAAGTACGCGCAGAACCGCGGTTACGAAGCCCTGCGTCGCATATTTGCTGCCACATCGACGTACAACACGTGGGACGACCACGAGGTGCACAACGATTACGCGGGCACAGAGGTCGATCCGGGTCTGTTCGACGACGCGCAGCAGGCGTTTCGAGAGTACTTGCCGATCGATGACAGCGGCGATCCCGAGATCCTCTATCGCACGTTCCGGTGGGGGGCCGACGTGGAGATGATCCTGCTCGACGAACGCAGCTTCCGCGACGACTCGGCCGCAGAGGAATGCAGTTCGGGCGAGGAATCCACTGCCGATCCGCTGCCTGCCGCCGCCTTTGACAATGCGGCCGATGCGCTGCGCGGCATCCGCGGCTTTGTCGGCCTGGCGGACGAATTGCCGGAGGGATGCGAGGACGCCATCAAGGACGCCGGCCGGACGCTCCTGGGCACAGAACAGAAGGAGTACTTCCTCGACTGGTTGTCGTCGACCGACGCGACCTGGAAGATCGTCGTGAACCCTGTGGCGATCCAGCACCTGTTGGTGTCGCCGTATGATCGGTGGGAGGGATTCGCGGCCGAGCGTCGCGAGGTGCTTGAGTACATCCGCGACGAAGGGATCGAGAACGTCGTCTTCCTGACGACGGACTTTCACGCGAACATCTTCGGCGGCGTGCGCCTGGAGCCGTTCGATGACGAGCAGATCGCGTACGAGGCGATCGCCGGGCCGATCGCGACCGCGCAGTTCCGGCAGGAGATCGTGGATGTCGTCGGAGAGGCGGCGGCGGGCGGAGTCGAAGGTTTTCTCACCGGCCTGCTGAAGGTCGACTGCGCGGAGTTGCACTCGTACGCATACGCGCTCGTCGAAGTCACGCCGGATGTGCTGACGATCACCGCGAAGGACGACACAGGCGGCGAGATGTGCAGCGTGACGCTGGAGTCGCAGCCATGA
- a CDS encoding redoxin domain-containing protein, with protein sequence MQEEQGPVRAPEFPPDATWLQGGPLRMADLRGKPVLIDFWDYTCVNCIRTLPYVKEWRRRYREHGLTVIGVHAPEFSFARDGGNVQRAVREHGIDYPVVLDNDYAIWRAWANRYWPAKYLVDGKGYLRYYHFGEGAYGETEEAIQFLLREATLDVLLPGKMEPVRDEDKPGAVCYRVSPELYLGFARGSIGNMANLTPDAPATYRDPGKHVAGHAYLDGDWLLSGEFLARPANASGTSRLVVPYMAKEVNCVIHPPAYGGQAVFSVLQDGKPLAAEDAAADVQPGATSIMAIDVPRLYRIVNNREIDLHELTLETMSDGVALYAFTFTSCVVPEGAG encoded by the coding sequence ATGCAGGAAGAGCAGGGCCCCGTCCGCGCACCCGAGTTCCCGCCCGACGCCACGTGGCTCCAGGGCGGCCCGCTTCGCATGGCGGACCTCCGCGGCAAGCCCGTGCTCATCGACTTCTGGGATTACACGTGCGTCAACTGCATCCGCACGCTGCCCTACGTCAAGGAGTGGCGACGGCGCTACCGCGAGCACGGCCTGACCGTCATCGGCGTGCACGCGCCCGAGTTCTCGTTCGCGCGCGACGGCGGCAACGTGCAGCGCGCCGTCCGCGAGCATGGCATCGATTATCCGGTCGTGCTCGATAACGATTATGCGATCTGGCGGGCCTGGGCGAACCGTTACTGGCCCGCGAAGTACCTCGTCGACGGCAAGGGCTACCTGCGTTACTACCACTTCGGCGAAGGCGCCTACGGCGAGACCGAGGAGGCGATCCAGTTTCTCCTGCGTGAAGCGACGCTTGACGTGCTGCTCCCCGGCAAGATGGAGCCCGTCCGCGACGAGGACAAGCCCGGAGCGGTCTGCTATCGCGTCTCGCCGGAGCTGTACCTGGGATTCGCGCGCGGCAGCATCGGCAACATGGCGAACCTCACGCCCGATGCCCCGGCGACGTATCGCGATCCCGGCAAGCATGTCGCGGGCCATGCGTATTTGGACGGCGACTGGCTGCTGTCCGGCGAGTTCCTCGCGCGCCCGGCGAATGCCAGCGGCACCAGCCGCCTCGTCGTCCCGTACATGGCGAAGGAAGTGAATTGCGTCATCCATCCGCCGGCGTACGGTGGCCAGGCCGTCTTCAGCGTGCTGCAAGATGGCAAGCCGCTGGCGGCCGAAGACGCCGCCGCCGACGTGCAACCGGGCGCGACGTCGATCATGGCGATCGACGTGCCCCGTCTGTACCGTATCGTTAACAACCGCGAGATCGACCTCCACGAACTAACGCTTGAGACGATGTCCGACGGCGTCGCGCTGTATGCCTTCACGTTCACGTCGTGCGTGGTGCCGGAGGGTGCCGGTTAA
- a CDS encoding site-2 protease family protein — translation MFIRNYRIFSLFGIPIEVNPTWLFTLAFFVYVLGGQLYPEALEDEPAWFLWALALVSGLLFFASIIVHELAHSLVAQRNGIPVRAITLFMLGGVSQITKEAKRPLVEFVTAIVGPLTSFALAAIFLGLAFTPGIAGGRAGIMFEFLFVMNLSLGVVNMAPGFPLDGGRVLRAAIWGITGNFKRATFLASICGRVLGFALMALGLLVFLRVFTWFDQFSGAWFVLVGLFLDNAARQAWTQVEVLETLRKYRASNVMRTMLPTVPETTTVLETVGRYFDPHFGLCAFIVDRDERVLGMLSDAEAARVPKDRWATTYAPQAMTPTSDVQTIGPEADLATALEQLESARQLQLPVVDAGRIVGYVSRMRIMNVLASERAGA, via the coding sequence TTGTTCATTCGCAACTACCGCATCTTCTCGCTGTTCGGCATTCCGATCGAGGTCAATCCGACGTGGCTCTTCACGCTCGCCTTTTTCGTGTACGTGCTCGGCGGCCAGCTCTATCCGGAAGCGCTCGAAGACGAGCCAGCCTGGTTCTTGTGGGCGCTGGCGCTCGTAAGCGGACTGCTCTTCTTTGCCTCGATCATCGTGCACGAATTGGCGCACAGCCTGGTGGCGCAGCGAAACGGCATCCCGGTGCGGGCGATCACGCTGTTCATGCTCGGCGGCGTCTCGCAGATCACGAAAGAGGCGAAGCGCCCGCTCGTCGAGTTCGTGACCGCGATCGTCGGGCCGTTGACGAGCTTTGCGCTGGCGGCGATTTTCCTGGGGCTCGCGTTTACGCCGGGCATCGCCGGCGGTCGGGCCGGGATCATGTTCGAGTTCCTGTTCGTGATGAACCTGTCGCTCGGCGTCGTGAACATGGCGCCGGGATTCCCCCTCGATGGCGGCCGCGTGCTGCGCGCCGCGATCTGGGGGATCACGGGCAACTTCAAGCGCGCGACCTTCCTGGCTTCGATCTGCGGCCGGGTGCTGGGCTTCGCGTTGATGGCGCTTGGGCTGCTGGTGTTCTTGCGTGTGTTCACGTGGTTCGACCAGTTCAGCGGCGCCTGGTTCGTGCTGGTCGGGCTCTTCCTGGACAATGCGGCGCGTCAGGCGTGGACGCAGGTCGAAGTGCTCGAGACGCTGCGCAAGTACCGCGCATCGAACGTGATGCGCACGATGCTGCCGACGGTGCCCGAGACGACGACGGTGCTGGAGACGGTAGGACGCTACTTCGACCCGCACTTCGGGCTCTGCGCGTTCATCGTCGATCGGGACGAGCGCGTGCTGGGCATGCTGAGCGACGCTGAGGCGGCGCGCGTGCCAAAGGACCGCTGGGCGACGACATACGCGCCGCAGGCGATGACGCCGACCTCCGACGTGCAGACCATCGGCCCCGAAGCCGACCTGGCGACGGCGCTCGAACAGCTCGAGTCGGCGAGACAGCTGCAACTGCCGGTCGTCGACGCGGGACGGATTGTCGGATACGTGAGCCGGATGCGGATCATGAACGTGCTGGCTTCGGAGCGGGCCGGGGCGTAG
- a CDS encoding DinB family protein: MTGETTARLDIVPVWRKLNDMLIELVDIVPDDKMDWSPKPELWSFDHIFRHLADAREEWMNRAINDGEPDLRVFENAHSNRDIKAAFQRTWERVERTVTDQERLDATYRDRWWAGAPLRTGHWVAFHLLEHDIHHRADLLLYLSLLGVETRPGLDMVG, from the coding sequence ATGACCGGCGAGACCACCGCGCGACTCGACATCGTACCCGTCTGGCGAAAACTGAATGACATGCTCATCGAGCTTGTCGATATCGTTCCGGACGACAAGATGGATTGGTCGCCGAAGCCCGAACTCTGGAGCTTCGACCACATCTTCCGGCATCTCGCCGACGCCCGCGAAGAGTGGATGAACCGCGCGATCAACGACGGCGAGCCCGACCTGCGCGTCTTCGAGAACGCCCACAGCAATCGCGACATCAAGGCTGCCTTCCAGCGTACCTGGGAACGCGTCGAGCGCACCGTCACCGATCAGGAAAGGCTCGATGCCACGTACCGAGACCGCTGGTGGGCGGGCGCTCCGCTCCGGACGGGCCACTGGGTCGCCTTTCACCTCCTCGAACACGACATCCACCATCGCGCCGATCTGCTGCTGTACCTTTCGCTGCTCGGCGTCGAAACGCGCCCGGGTCTCGACATGGTAGGTTAA